One Ostrea edulis chromosome 2, xbOstEdul1.1, whole genome shotgun sequence genomic region harbors:
- the LOC125679598 gene encoding uncharacterized protein LOC125679598 isoform X2: MTDPKVPGKAIPALPKIKRQSNKGGLRNVDSNSRDAKEVTLTIERSSLDLTYNSPWRPKAIQMVVNKELDSQYREKKAAMKEEGRPARELQDHFAFILVKDPSVMTKIAQEGVKTKAIAFNALGNSKLGIYVCKHADVQLKLAESWRVNRCHLIVCKVMYGKCKLVTAQSQAGAEMEPTPNFDCHVSQEKANPNDPYSLQIMKSMVYMYEYNEDCETIDRPKHCVPYAFVVYEKSNERKTSSDSKAPQWTTKTKSQTSSRPTSGGNEARRKSNREAFEKRVAGLYPAPQFPQLYIPPVENQMMGQQGLVSLPVRSPVYSVYQTRQDPRVRIASQDSDDSARMKPEEEQNITPYSPGGIHVENGEERIPTPERELEDSIIKASFRKDAQSAEPSETIEEKGEVDLSMLNVNSDQLEAVVKHLEAVLRKKQEELLMRERMAHDNHNHESLPDNEQVSQIQDVDERIALQRPNTKDSYIVNEMGDIDERVRTSSLIQNNSWNRNFSSVFGFDPRSIPFPKPKVELPIHEESTKHSTDIIQEVPMDIDSDSESNPIKSTLQTNTNELSPKGKKLGRKVSLSDYKARRKQVSPIRSKVNEVIAKNKNISNINDQSLLSLPPHVVVSSYSQYLTEEQAMSFQQSYPHDRSRSADNVHLRTPDVSTSQQISNTMHNPQSSGYSPRASSSQITSSFLKSPNASLSPASASSTHYGFFQRSPTGNSPGASSNQPIGSILQKVNVDISNIKSILQSIAASPTSTPASSPEKNIWSSAHEDVPWLQLKEVKQQLSYEEEQAGLRYDAYNLKTAKTEIPLEDDDDADYTSLISKIKNLQHEIDQIKKDKKSRNAEWPSPLKDAKELVDKKLENNKHEIPSVSRGADLLQDLEYFQEEKEQHDEPEKTSDDVKDLNVSDVKIPGLGFFDESPEKTISATNEKLKPDVEIIDLCDDDINAQHSKQREDAEIVEVSDNPDSDDNCLVICDHPAEEDHESSKLGSDSFSKDPLSNVDETAKCSDKKGLQVEEHNFQVPLDMSSPIKHPGNSVVDRNSDTDKDIGYISCEGSYSSEIEISPKKPKIFPLNPPNRDSKEENGRTSSNMLDIKPEENSTVIQIKETAKLSTTNPMDTLKNTNSTSIARSDETKKKAQRAKMKAYILKKNRGMIGYTKKRKRKKKATDMDDFVSTTSSDLLDISESLSVDRFSGAMSSNTRMSSPMEFIPKLNTLFNDLGVKHWTDGLKIKELQPVVYLRRCDDPKSATDQPLTRKRLETQTSENLPDVDSRFPQHKDDRVKEWIEGTRKKIKLTLKDPQNKEEVNAQSILVLPSAEKNVPTLQSIPVLPSAEKNVPTPITVKPVQERICVPNSNELNEIKTEQPERFSQIKTESSSTLGTSMANTIVKNEQKATQGQHRDPSPITVICSKPSVLPQMKMPSPTVTSTQSQSQFKPLNVVSSSQPASSRQDLLIPRIVKLSTSSPVSQLPLTTIKSETVIQQSTANSMSETFTSPSQPPPHQNVNLLTKSYFSKLTSQTGSSWPHHIVNPISAVQQRLPVPLPAAGIHQSLTSFRAPYLPSAGHITLTTTAIPQVQPLVINTQSTVNNVQSLVNTRESTILVIPQNVQVRTVDPRNFVQVSTTYGTNLNYPPPYTHTSTSPHPFPGQRFQSPITQSLYQGVYHPTQSSTQNLQPSVQRPPYSNQPHLQHLHPGTFQHNHPVIPPSPEQGMPGHLILQGVQPPPPQVIPPQPVHQNLQPYTNLPNNQAPTASTSANFSTNNENAVIKKKSTDVMDWFAEKFVPKKHVKESGSNSYHDTYPDSDSRRSRRSRSRSPTDSYCESSQSPNLRKKRSDSFLVHGCQLQGAGRNELNIKTKDAHELSPRRKSKSPEGVCSPLGEERRDALDERNQSLETQTSTNTQRITTGSIVNWRERVQENTKETECSGSIFEETFGDDKSKPAFRNTFKLLTNNVCQPEREIADTPASPDNDNPNISFETPASPEQETPASPDHNVSEIPQISFDIIDVSESPDRPTDDEKSDLLDSSIDGLARKREFLRRQLDDLRSSSGSPRVSRNVELKSHDLIEISDEELEEGEIADEGMEGKGKGSRSTQSGRRVVAVRETDDTKDKVIGKYHKGLSVTVKSKGKSNHVEKKEVMDTCRDNGKEKERKSKRERSWSSDDSDHRTDKKCSDRPKDYHRVSRKDQNSRDHESRRIKSRGRSSSTDRHKKRRRSSSTSRHYKSRDRSFNSDRWYKSHGRSSSSGRRYRSRDRSSSSDRRYRSRGRSSSSDRKCRSRGRSSSSDRRYESHGPCSSKERRQDKYRKPSRYVYKVHDSDSSEDSSKTKMSGGKFRGSGGYGESHKEDEKSAEMNRIPSKKKHNTSTVANAWSEMLRQNPTNIEVIKGNKEKTEISKSNEDDLNVYKELKEYITLKNSQVSSTNLKGNRQNDVSEESKAAKGFVQVIRNTTSLETLKSWAIREFKFKSESEFDKIVPKITVDMDREIAQLSKCQRKSAKSKLRKEIEIAMETLRIENLNASQSSPVASAESIINDDKSVLEIRPFEPLNFTKLLIEKELEIVRDHLKRLWHSTQELIDDNPRARKSGASTLDNGIHLFSIRQDMQQIETDLVQRISTYGAHFGVPNRRVPNELLTFEEKNGHFSEESLVLVLSGYIPSKAFQKLSSLREKLENSKKEIAHAGSIQNKEQLQRLKVGKEEIHRARKAMMLSFTGPLSKKRIQKIKTKAKCYRNCIDYFKKELGEFDAESRLKYLMISLQDLDKHYNLLTQLQRHSPEKEESNGGQVSREL, encoded by the exons gtgtacatgtatgagTACAATGAAGACTGTGAAACAATTGATAGACCAAAACACTGTGTTCCCTATGCATTTGTAGTATATGAAAAATctaatgaaagaaaaactagtTCTGACTCCAAGGCACCACAGTGGACTACTAAAACAAAATCACAGACAAGTTCCCGTCCAACATCAGGCGGAAACGAGGCTCGAAGGAAATCCAATAGGGAGGCTTTTGAGAAAAGAGTTGCAGGGTTATACCCTGCCCCGCAATTTCCTCAGTTGTATATTCCACCAGTGGAAAACCAGATGATGGGTCAACAGGGATTAGTTTCGTTACCAGTTAGGTCTCCAGTATATAGTGTCTATCAAACCAGGCAAGATCCTAGGGTGAGAATTGCGAGTCAGGACAGTGATGACTCTGCACGGATGAAACCTGAGGAAGAACAAAATATTACACCGTATAGTCCTGGTGGAATTCATGTAGAAAATGGGGAAGAACGTATACCTACACCCGAGAGGGAATTGGAGGACAGCATCATTAAAGCATCTTTCCGAAAAGACGCCCAGTCTGCTGAACCTTCTGAAACTATCGAAGAAAAAGGGGAAGTTGATTTGTCCATGTTGAATGTAAATTCTGACCAGCTTGAAGCTGTTGTGAAACACTTAGAAGCTGTGTTAAGAAAGAAACAGGAAGAATTATtaatgagagagagaatggCGCACGATAACCATAATCACGAATCTCTACCAGACAATGAACAAGTTTCCCAGATACAAGATGTTGATGAAAGAATAGCTCTTCAACGGCCCAATACTAAGGATAGCTATATTGTTAACGAAATGGGAGACATAGATGAAAGAGTGAGAACCAGCTCGCTCATACAGAATAACTCTTGGAATAGAAATTTTTCCAGTGTTTTTGGATTTGATCCCAGAAGTATTCCATTTCCAAAGCCAAAGGTAGAACTACCAATACACGAGGAAAGTACTAAACACAGTACTGACATAATACAAGAAGTTCCAATGGATATTGACTCGGACAGTGAAAGCAATCCTATTAAAAGTACACTCCAAACAAATACAAATGAACTATCTCCAAAAGGAAAGAAATTAGGAAGAAAAGTATCACTATCAGATTACAAAGCACGCAGAAAACAGGTGTCTCCTATCAGATCTAAAGTGAATGAAGTAatagcaaaaaataaaaatattagcAACATAAATGATCAAAGCTTACTTTCTCTACCTCCTCATGTAGTGGTTTCATCGTATTCACAGTACCTAACAGAGGAACAAGCGATGTCATTTCAACAGTCTTATCCACATGATCGTAGTAGATCAGCAGACAATGTTCACTTGCGAACTCCAGATGTCTCAACGAGTCAACAAATCTCAAATACTATGCACAACCCGCAATCTTCGGGCTACTCCCCAAGAGCGTCATCCAGTCAGATTACCAGCAGCTTTCTAAAATCTCCCAATGCGAGTCTCTCTCCAGCTTCAGCAAGCAGTACGCATTATGGATTTTTTCAAAGATCTCCTACGGGCAATTCTCCTGGCGCGTCATCGAACCAACCAATTGGAAGTATTCTACAGAAAGTGAATGTGGATATTTCCAACATTAAAAGCATTCTGCAAAGTATAGCTGCATCACCAACGTCAACACCGGCATCAAGCCCAGAGAAAAATATTTGGTCATCGGCACATGAAGACGTTCCATGGCTACAATTGAAAGAGGTAAAACAACAACTTTCTTATGAAGAGGAGCAAGCAGGGTTAAGATATGATGCCTACAATTTGAAAACAGCAAAGACAGAGATACCCTTAGAGGACGATGATGATGCTGATTATACTTCacttatttcaaaaattaagaaTCTACAGCACGAGATTGATCAAATTAAAAAGGATAAGAAGTCAAGGAATGCTGAATGGCCTAGTCCACTGAAAGATGCGAAAGAACTCGTCGATAAAAAGTTGGAGAACAACAAACACGAAATACCCTCGGTAAGCAGAGGCGCAGATTTACTCCAAGATCTTGAATATTTCCAAGAAGAAAAGGAACAACATGACGAACCTGAGAAAACAAGCGATGATGTTAAAGACTTAAATGTAAGTGATGTAAAAATTCCAGGACTTGGATTTTTTGATGAAAGCCCAGAGAAAACCATAAGTGCAACAAACGAGAAGTTGAAACCAGATGTCGAGATAATCGACCTCTGTGATGATGACATCAATGCACAGCATAGCAAACAACGGGAGGATGCGGAAATCGTGGAGGTATCGGACAATCCTGATAGTGATGATAATTGTCTTGTAATATGTGATCATCCAGCAGAGGAAGACCATGAATCAAGCAAGCTAGGATCAGATAGTTTTAGCAAAGATCCCCTCAGCAATGTTGATGAAACTGCAAAATGTAGTGATAAAAAAGGTCTTCAAGTTGAAGAACACAATTTTCAAGTCCCACTGGATATGTCTTCTCCAATAAAACATCCAGGGAACAGTGTAGTGGACAGGAACTCGGATACTGACAAAGACATTGGCTATATTTCATGTGAAGGTTCGTACTCATCGGAGATTGAAATTTCTCCCAAGAAACCaaaaatatttccattaaaTCCTCCAAACAGAGATTCAAAGGAGGAGAATGGGAGAACTTCGTCAAACATGTTGGATATCAAGCCTGAAGAAAATAGCACAGTAATTCAAATTAAG GAAACAGCCAAGTTATCAACCACAAACCCTATGGACACGTTAAAAAATACTAATTCAACGAGTATAGCAAGATCTGACGAAACGAAAAAGAAAGCCCAAAGAGCCAAAATGAAAGCatacattttgaaaaagaacAGAGGCATGATTGGGTATACAAAAAAGAGGAAGCGAAAGAAAAAAGCTACAGATATGGATGACTTTGTTAGCACAACTTCCTCAGACCTCCTTGACATCAG CGAATCTTTGAGTGTAGATAGATTTTCTGGGGCAATGTCTTCAAATACAAGAATGTCCTCGCCCATGGAGTTTATTCCTAAGCTGAACACGTTATTTAATGACTTGGGAGTGAAACATTGGACTGATGGTTTGAAGATCAAAGAACTACAACCAGTTGTTTACCTAAGACGG TGTGATGATCCAAAATCTGCAACAGACCAGCCTCTGACAAGAAAGAGACTAGAAACACAGACATCAGAGAATTTGCCAGATGTAGATAGTCGATTCCCTCAGCACAAAGATGACAGAGTTAAGGAGTGGATTGAGGGaacaagaaagaaaataaaactgaCTCTGAAAGATCCGCAAAACAAAGAGGAAGTAAATGCACAGAGCATTCTTGTTCTTCCGTCTGCAGAGAAGAATGTTCCAACGCTACAGAGCATTCCTGTTCTTCCGTCTGCAGAGAAGAATGTTCCAACGCCTATAACAGTGAAACCCGTACAAGAGAGAATATGCGTACCTAATTCCAATGagttaaatgaaataaaaactgaaCAACCAGAACGTTTTAGCCAAATAAAAACGGAATCTTCCTCGACCTTAGGCACATCGATGGCAAATACCATAgtaaaaaatgaacaaaaagCAACTCAAGGACAACATAGAGACCCATCTCCAATCACAGTTATTTGCTCCAAGCCTTCAGTTTTGCCACAAATGAAGATGCCGTCTCCTACTGTTACTTCTACACAATCCCAAAGTCAATTTAAACCGCTAAATGTGGTTTCAAGTTCTCAGCCAGCTTCTTCGAGACAAGACCTGTTGATTCCGCGAATTGTTAAACTTTCTACTAGTTCCCCAGTGTCACAACTTCCTCTCACTACTATAAAATCCGAGACAGTTATTCAGCAATCAACAGCCAACTCAATGTCAGAAACATTCACTAGTCCCTCTCAACCACCTCCTCATCAGAATGTCAACCTACTGACTAAATCATACTTTAGCAAACTTACAAGTCAAACAGGATCATCTTGGCCTCATCATATTGTAAATCCCATTTCAGCTGTACAACAAAGACTGCCTGTTCCACTTCCTGCAGCAGGTATTCATCAGAGTTTGACAAGCTTTCGTGCTCCCTATTTACCGTCTGCAGGTCATATCACTTTGACTACAACAGCTATCCCACAAGTGCAACCGCTAGTTATTAATACGCAATCAACCGTAAATAACGTTCAATCTTTAGTAAATACACGTGAGAGCACCATATTAGTTATTCCTCAGAATGTTCAAGTGCGAACTGTTGACCCGAGAAACTTTGTTCAAGTATCAACAACGTATGGCACTAATCTGAACTATCCTCCACCATATACGCACACGTCGACGTCTCCGCATCCATTCCCTGGCCAACGATTTCAAAGTCCGATCACACAATCTTTATACCAGGGTGTTTATCACCCGACGCAATCGTCAACCCAAAATCTTCAACCAAGTGTTCAGAGACCTCCATATTCAAATCAACCTCATCTACAGCATTTGCACCCGGGAACATTTCAACATAATCATCCAGTAATTCCACCTTCACCTGAGCAAGGAATGCCGGGTCATCTTATTCTTCAGGGTGTACAGCCACCTCCTCCCCAAGTCATACCACCTCAACCCGTTCATCAAAACTTGCAACCCTACACTAATCTACCAAATAATCAAGCCCCCACGGCATCTACATCTGCAAATTTCAGTACTAATAATGAGAATGCGGtcataaaaaagaaatcaacaGATGTAATGGACTGGTTTGCCGAGAAATTCGTACCAAAGAAGCATGTGAAAGAAAGTGGATCAAATAGCTACCATGATACGTATCCTGACTCTGATTCTAGACGTTCACGGAGATCAAGATCTCGAAGTCCAACTGACTCTTACTGCGAATCGTCGCAATCTCCAAATCTACGGAAGAAAAGATCTGATTCTTTTTTAGTACATGGCTGCCAGCTGCAAGGAGCTGGcagaaatgaattaaatataaaaaccAAAGATGCACACGAGTTATCCCCGAGGAGAAAAAGTAAGTCCCCAGAAGGAGTGTGTTCACCTCTGGGCGAGGAAAGACGAGATGCACTGGATGAAAGGAATCAATCACTGGAAACACAGACTTCTACGAATACGCAAAGAATTACGACTGGTAGTATTGTAAATTGGAGGGAACGAGTACAAGAAAATACCAAAGAGACAGAATGCTCCGGTAGTATTTTCGAAGAAACGTTTGGTGATGACAAATCAAAACCAGCATTCAGAAATACCTTCAAGCTTTTAACAAACAATGTGTGTCAGCCAGAAAGAGAAATAGCTGACACTCCAGCGAGTCCAGACAATGATAATCCAAATATATCCTTTGAAACTCCTGCAAGTCCAGAACAAGAAACACCAGCAAGTCCAGATCACAATGTATCAGAAATCCCGCAAATATCTTTCGACATCATTGATGTGAGCGAAAGCCCCGACAGACCAACAGATGACGAAAAGAGTGATCTGTTAGATTCTTCAATTGATGGACTTGCACGTAAACGAGAATTTCTCAGAAGACAGTTAGACGATTTAAGGTCCAGCTCGGGTTCGCCACGGGTGAGCAGGAATGTTGAGTTAAAATCGCACGATTTGATAGAGATATCTGATGAAGAGTTGGAAGAAGGAGAAATAGCTGATGAAGGTATGGAAGGTAAAGGGAAAGGAAGTAGGTCTACACAAAGTGGTAGGAGAGTTGTAGCAGTTCGTGAAACCGACGATACCAAAGACAAGGTTATAGGCAAATATCATAAGGGACTTAGTGTGACAGTGAAATCTAAAGGAAAATCAAATCATGTAGAGAAAAAAGAAGTTATGGATACTTGCAGAGACAATGGGAAAGAAAAGGAAAGAAAGAGTAAAAGAGAAAGAAGCTGGTCTTCTGACGATAGCGATCATAGAACAGACAAAAAATGTTCAGATAGGCCCAAAGATTATCATAGAGTGTCAAGAAAAGATCAGAATTCACGTGATCATGAATCGCGGCGAATTAAATCAAGAGGTCGAAGTTCAAGCACTGATAGACATAAGAAACGACGTCGCAGTTCTAGCACCAGTAGGCATTATAAGTCACGTGATCGGAGTTTCAATAGTGACAGGTGGTACAAATCACATGGTCGGAGTTCAAGTAGCGGCAGGCGATACAGATCACGTGATCGGAGTTCAAGTAGTGATAGACGGTACAGATCACGTGGTCGGAGCTCAAGTAGTGATCGAAAGTGTAGATCACGTGGTCGTAGTTCAAGCAGTGATAGGAGATATGAATCACATGGTCCCTGTTCCAGTAAAGAGAGACGCCAAGACAAATACAGGAAACCCAGTAGATACGTATATAAAGTGCATGATAGTGATTCTAGCGAGGACTCTTCAAAAACGAAGATGAGTGGAGGAAAATTTCGGGGATCAGGAGGTTATGGCGAATCCCACAAAGAGGATGAGAAATCGGCTGAAATGAATAGAATTCCgtctaaaaaaaaacacaacacgTCAACTGTCGCAAATGCTTGGTCAGAGATGTTACGACAAAACCCTACAAATATTGAGGTAATTAAGGGCAACAAAGAAAAAACAGAAATATCCAAATCCAATGAGGATGATTTGAACGTTTATAAAGAGTTGAAAGAGTACATCACATTGAAAAATAGTCAAGTGTCATCAACCAACTTAAAAGGaaacagacaaaatgacgtgTCGGAAGAATCCAAAGCAGCTAAAGGGTTTGTACAAGTTATTCGAAATACGACATCTCTAGAGACTTTGAAATCCTGGGCAATTCGAGAATTTAAATTCAAATCAGAATCTGAATTTGATAAGATTGTTCCTAAAATTACTGTTGATATGGATCGTGAAATAGCACAACTATCGAAGTGTCAAAGGAAATCAGCGAAATCTAAGTTACGAAAAGAAATCGAGATAGCTATGGAAACATTGCGAATAGAAAATCTTAATGCTAGCCAGTCATCCCCTGTCGCTTCAGCGGAAAGTATTATCAACGACGACAAAAGTGTATTAGAGATCAGACCTTTTGAACCCTTAAATTTTACCAAACTTTTGATAGAGAAAGAGCTGGAGATAGTTCGGGATCATTTAAAGAGACTGTGGCATTCCACACAAGAACTTATTGATGATAACCCTCGTGCACGGAAGTCAGGGGCGTCAACATTAGATAACGGCATTCATTTATTTTCTATCAGACAGGACATGCAACAAATAGAAACAGACCTAGTTCAAAGAATCTCTACATACGGAGCTCATTTCGGTGTCCCAAATCGTCGAGTGCCAAATGAGTTGCTGACTTTTGAAGAAAAGAACGGCCATTTCTCAGAGGAAAGCTTAGTTTTAGTATTGTCCGGTTATATCCCATCAAAGGCTTTCCAGAAACTTTCATCGCTTCGGGAGAAATTGGAAAATTCGAAGAAGGAAATTGCTCATGCTggatcaatacaaaataaagaacaattgcaAAGGCTGAAAGTTGGGAAGGAAGAAATtcacagggccagaaaagccATGATGTTGTCTTTCACTGGACCACTATCCAAGAAACGGATTCAAAAGATTAAAACGAAGGCGAAATGTTATAGAAACTGCATAGACTACTTTAAGAAGGAGTTGGGTGAATTTGATGCAGAGTCTCGTCTTAAATATCTAATGATATCCCTGCAGGATCTGGATAAACACTACAATTTGTTAACTCAGTTACAG AGACATTCACCTGAAAAGGAGGAGAGTAATGGTGGACAAGTTTCACGAGAACTTTAG